One window of Verrucomicrobiia bacterium genomic DNA carries:
- the rfbB gene encoding dTDP-glucose 4,6-dehydratase, with amino-acid sequence MNLLITGGAGFIGSNLIHHIIDDPAVTRLVNLDCLTYAGHLENLANVSKHPKYVFEKVDLRDKAAVADVVHRHRITHVMHLAAESHVDRSISGPGDFIHTNVVGTFNLLEACRDLWFSAQSGIRDLQTECRFHHVSTDEVYGSLGATGYFTESTPYAPNSPYSSSKAGSDMLVRAYHHTYGMPTVITNCSNNYGPFQFPEKLIPVVIQSVLARKPVPVYGDGMNVRDWLYVRDHAEALWTVIRRGTLGETYNIGGHNEWANINIVRLICDLIDELAPQVGGTSQSLITFVKDRPGHDRRYAIDASKIERELGWVPAHTFEKGIRETVKWYLENQPWVNQVLKRG; translated from the coding sequence CTCATTACTGGTGGCGCCGGATTCATCGGTTCCAACCTGATTCATCACATCATCGACGACCCGGCCGTGACGCGCCTTGTCAACCTGGATTGCCTCACCTACGCAGGCCATCTCGAAAATCTCGCAAACGTATCGAAGCATCCGAAATACGTTTTCGAAAAGGTTGACCTGCGGGACAAGGCGGCTGTCGCAGATGTGGTGCATCGACACAGGATCACGCACGTGATGCATCTCGCAGCGGAATCACACGTGGACCGCTCCATTTCCGGGCCTGGCGACTTCATCCATACGAATGTCGTGGGGACATTCAACCTTCTGGAGGCATGCCGCGACCTTTGGTTTAGTGCGCAATCCGGAATCCGCGACCTGCAAACGGAATGCCGCTTTCACCACGTTTCAACAGACGAAGTCTACGGCAGCCTGGGAGCCACGGGTTATTTTACCGAATCGACGCCCTACGCTCCGAATTCCCCGTATTCTTCCAGCAAGGCTGGAAGTGACATGCTGGTCCGGGCTTATCATCACACGTACGGTATGCCGACGGTGATCACCAATTGCTCCAACAACTACGGGCCGTTTCAATTCCCGGAAAAGTTGATTCCTGTCGTGATTCAAAGCGTCCTCGCTCGCAAGCCTGTTCCGGTTTACGGCGATGGCATGAATGTCCGTGACTGGCTTTATGTGCGCGACCACGCTGAAGCCCTGTGGACCGTGATCCGTCGCGGCACACTCGGCGAAACCTACAATATCGGCGGACACAACGAATGGGCGAACATCAACATCGTTCGCCTGATCTGCGATCTGATCGATGAACTCGCGCCCCAAGTCGGCGGCACCTCACAAAGCCTCATCACATTTGTGAAAGATCGTCCAGGCCATGACCGTCGCTACGCGATTGATGCTTCGAAGATCGAAAGAGAACTTGGTTGGGTGCCCGCCCACACGTTTGAAAAAGGAATCCGCGAAACCGTGAAGTGGTACCTCGAAAACCAGCCTTGGGTGAACCAGGTGCTGAAGCGCGGATAA
- a CDS encoding DCC1-like thiol-disulfide oxidoreductase family protein: MIRHVAQRPSRPVLIYDGECGFCRRWIQRWRRATGAGVDYLPSQGREVAERFPEIPAAQFDEAVHLVSIDGSVSRGAEAVLRSLGSSNSGSAARWLRWYQRFPWFAAVVDWGYRFVARNRSWLSKLF, from the coding sequence ATGATCCGTCACGTTGCGCAACGGCCCTCCCGCCCCGTCCTGATTTACGATGGCGAATGCGGTTTCTGCCGCCGCTGGATTCAACGCTGGCGTCGGGCAACCGGGGCAGGTGTTGATTACCTTCCTTCGCAGGGCAGGGAAGTGGCCGAACGCTTTCCGGAAATACCCGCAGCCCAGTTCGACGAAGCTGTGCACCTGGTCTCAATTGACGGCTCGGTGAGCCGGGGAGCTGAAGCGGTGCTGCGGTCGCTTGGTTCGTCAAACTCGGGATCCGCCGCCAGATGGTTGCGCTGGTATCAACGATTCCCATGGTTTGCGGCTGTCGTGGACTGGGGATATCGCTTTGTCGCGCGGAATCGGAGCTGGCTGTCGAAGCTATTCTGA
- the rpiB gene encoding ribose 5-phosphate isomerase B, which translates to MKIAIGSDHAGFQYKEAIKRQLISRGHAVDDFGCDSDAVLVDYPTFIRPVAEAVKNGTAERGIVLGGSGNGEAITANRVQGIRCTVCWNLESARLARQHNDANVLSLGQRMISLEAALEIVRVWLETPFEGGRHVRRIQLIDEPSLATPGFPAHRVQS; encoded by the coding sequence ATGAAGATCGCGATTGGCTCCGATCATGCAGGTTTCCAATACAAGGAAGCCATCAAGCGCCAGCTAATATCCCGCGGCCATGCCGTTGACGATTTCGGATGCGACTCTGATGCGGTCCTGGTGGATTATCCCACCTTCATCCGCCCTGTGGCTGAAGCAGTGAAAAACGGAACAGCGGAGCGCGGGATTGTCCTCGGTGGGTCTGGAAACGGCGAAGCGATTACAGCCAATCGCGTCCAGGGAATCCGTTGCACGGTCTGCTGGAACCTGGAATCCGCGCGCCTGGCCCGCCAGCACAATGACGCCAATGTTCTATCGCTCGGCCAGAGGATGATCTCGCTCGAAGCGGCGCTGGAGATTGTTCGAGTCTGGCTGGAAACGCCGTTTGAAGGCGGCCGTCACGTGCGGCGTATTCAACTTATCGACGAACCCAGCCTCGCAACCCCGGGATTTCCGGCCCATCGAGTTCAGAGTTGA
- a CDS encoding GDSL-type esterase/lipase family protein — translation MKIQRFILLALAVVCLLPASLAGQTRILPLGDSVTSSFAPNSSYRYWLWTILTRRGFDVDFVGTQWGVAGGSPGNTDFDQHHEGHPGWTTSDLLFSIESIAAATVPDIVLLDIGSNDVLEGIPASETRNNLVSIIDELRAVNPAVIVLLAQTTPYAGQSKRGMSMLKAAVKSACKIQKRSGGRVGIVNLAASFSVKRDTIDGVHPNVRGEQKIAVRYFNVLRKLIR, via the coding sequence ATGAAGATTCAGAGATTCATTCTGCTCGCGCTTGCTGTTGTCTGCCTGTTGCCAGCTTCCCTCGCCGGTCAAACGCGCATCCTGCCTCTCGGCGACTCCGTCACATCCTCATTTGCCCCGAATTCAAGTTATCGCTACTGGCTGTGGACGATTCTGACACGACGCGGGTTCGATGTGGATTTCGTTGGAACGCAGTGGGGCGTTGCGGGAGGTTCACCCGGGAACACTGATTTTGACCAGCACCACGAAGGCCATCCGGGCTGGACCACCAGTGACCTGCTGTTCAGCATTGAATCCATTGCTGCGGCGACAGTGCCCGACATCGTGCTGCTCGACATCGGCTCGAATGATGTTTTGGAGGGCATTCCTGCAAGCGAGACGCGCAATAATCTTGTCAGCATCATAGATGAATTGCGCGCGGTGAATCCTGCCGTGATCGTGCTCCTTGCGCAAACCACCCCGTACGCGGGCCAAAGCAAGCGGGGCATGTCGATGCTAAAGGCAGCAGTGAAGAGTGCGTGCAAAATTCAAAAACGGAGCGGCGGCAGGGTTGGGATTGTGAACCTCGCGGCCAGCTTCAGCGTTAAGCGCGACACGATCGACGGGGTGCACCCGAATGTCAGGGGCGAACAGAAAATCGCTGTTCGTTACTTCAACGTTCTGCGAAAGCTGATTCGCTAA
- a CDS encoding penicillin-binding transpeptidase domain-containing protein — translation MTTKPSRHRQYLIIVLFWLAGGAAGFCTTVTNRDFSELFGGREGCFVLYDAQSDSYIRYNPGGCAERFTPCSTFKIANSLIALNTGVVTGPEFSLKWDGVMRPITPWNGDHTMRSAMSNSVLWFYQEIARRIGSERMADHVRRLDYGNQDITGGLTNFWVESTLLISADEQVLFLRRLWGNRLPVSKEAQRTTRNLIELSRNRDRRIFYGKTGTAGDAKADIARLGWFVGCVMDGERSVFFATRITGERDASGRKAREITEAILKKLQI, via the coding sequence ATGACCACAAAACCTAGCCGCCACAGGCAGTATTTGATCATTGTGCTGTTTTGGCTGGCTGGAGGTGCTGCGGGATTCTGCACTACGGTCACAAATCGTGACTTCTCCGAGCTTTTTGGCGGCCGCGAGGGCTGCTTTGTTCTATACGATGCGCAGTCGGACAGTTACATCCGTTACAATCCGGGAGGTTGTGCTGAGCGATTCACACCCTGTTCGACTTTTAAAATTGCCAATTCACTGATTGCCCTGAACACGGGGGTGGTGACGGGCCCGGAGTTTTCTCTGAAGTGGGATGGCGTGATGAGGCCCATCACGCCATGGAACGGCGACCATACCATGCGAAGCGCCATGTCCAATTCGGTCCTGTGGTTTTACCAGGAAATCGCTCGGCGAATCGGCTCGGAGCGAATGGCCGACCATGTTCGCCGCTTGGATTATGGCAATCAGGACATAACCGGCGGCCTTACCAATTTCTGGGTGGAAAGCACCTTGCTGATTTCTGCTGACGAGCAGGTGTTGTTTCTTCGACGCCTTTGGGGCAACCGCCTCCCCGTGAGCAAGGAGGCACAGCGAACGACACGCAATTTGATCGAACTGTCACGCAACCGGGACCGGCGAATCTTTTATGGCAAGACCGGGACTGCGGGCGACGCCAAGGCGGATATTGCGCGATTGGGATGGTTTGTTGGCTGCGTGATGGACGGAGAGCGGTCTGTCTTTTTCGCGACCCGCATCACAGGAGAGCGCGATGCCAGTGGGAGAAAGGCACGCGAGATCACTGAAGCCATTTTGAAGAAGCTTCAGATATGA
- a CDS encoding choice-of-anchor tandem repeat GloVer-containing protein, with product MLINKTLTPNLLLSALVAILAFALTDRVAAQLFTNLHNFTGADGAYPQAGLVLSEGYLYGTTFSGVTSGNGTVFKIKTDGTGLALLHSFSATPSSGPPFNSDGANPQAGLVLAGDTLYGTTRNGGTFGNGAVFKVKTDGTGYTNMHSFTLMFAATNSDGAHPYGGLVLSGDSLYGTTYHGGRSGRGIVFSISTNGTGFTNLHSLTGTDGSNPASTLASSGSVLFGTTAFGGGAGNGTVFAVNADGSGFTNLHVFSAVFGSSFTNTDGTTLYTGLTLSGNVLYGTAYAGGFFGRGTVFGVGTDGSNFTNLHNFAQNEGAYPSGELVMNGGALYGTTYQGGSFGDGTVFALNTDGSAFTTLHNLQSSTDGGFPLAGLALSGSALYGTAQGGSFGVGTIFCLFVLPRLEITRSEANIVLRWPANATAFALESTTNLVPPVVWNAVAQEPIVVEGENVTTESISGEQSFFRLRH from the coding sequence TTGCTCATCAACAAAACTTTAACCCCGAACCTGCTGCTCTCCGCATTAGTAGCAATCCTCGCTTTCGCACTGACCGATCGCGTTGCGGCTCAGCTGTTCACCAATCTGCATAATTTCACTGGCGCTGACGGAGCCTATCCCCAGGCTGGTTTGGTGTTATCGGAAGGCTACCTATACGGCACAACCTTTAGTGGCGTCACCTCCGGCAACGGCACCGTGTTCAAAATTAAAACCGATGGAACTGGCCTCGCGCTGCTGCATAGTTTTAGCGCCACGCCGTCTTCGGGACCTCCCTTCAACAGCGACGGCGCCAATCCGCAGGCCGGATTGGTATTGGCCGGCGACACCTTGTATGGAACGACGCGGAATGGCGGCACTTTCGGGAACGGCGCCGTGTTCAAAGTTAAGACGGATGGCACCGGTTATACGAACATGCATAGCTTCACATTGATGTTCGCCGCCACCAACAGCGACGGCGCACATCCGTATGGCGGTCTCGTCTTATCAGGCGACTCATTATACGGAACCACCTATCATGGCGGCAGATCGGGTCGGGGAATTGTTTTCTCCATCAGCACCAACGGCACGGGATTCACGAACCTCCACAGCTTGACAGGAACCGATGGTTCCAACCCGGCATCCACCCTCGCTTCGTCGGGAAGCGTTCTATTTGGCACTACCGCTTTCGGCGGCGGTGCCGGCAACGGAACGGTTTTCGCCGTCAATGCCGATGGCAGCGGATTTACCAATCTTCATGTTTTCTCGGCTGTTTTTGGCTCGAGTTTCACCAACACCGATGGAACGACGCTCTACACCGGATTGACTTTGTCAGGCAATGTTCTGTACGGGACGGCGTATGCGGGCGGATTTTTCGGAAGGGGCACGGTGTTTGGCGTGGGTACCGATGGCTCAAATTTTACGAACCTGCATAACTTCGCGCAAAATGAGGGAGCATATCCATCCGGGGAATTGGTGATGAATGGCGGCGCACTATACGGAACAACCTATCAAGGTGGCAGTTTTGGCGATGGAACAGTGTTTGCACTGAACACGGATGGGTCGGCGTTTACGACCCTCCACAATCTGCAATCGAGCACGGATGGCGGCTTTCCATTGGCGGGCCTGGCTTTATCGGGCAGCGCACTCTACGGCACTGCCCAGGGAGGCAGCTTCGGTGTCGGCACGATCTTCTGCCTTTTCGTACTTCCACGGCTGGAAATCACGCGGTCGGAGGCAAATATCGTTTTGAGGTGGCCGGCAAACGCCACAGCATTCGCTCTGGAATCAACGACCAATCTGGTTCCGCCGGTAGTTTGGAATGCGGTTGCTCAGGAACCGATCGTCGTTGAGGGAGAGAACGTGACGACCGAATCCATTTCCGGTGAGCAAAGCTTTTTTCGATTGCGGCACTGA
- a CDS encoding ammonium transporter: MMLCAALVFIMNLGFGCVESGLTRSKNAVNIMFKNAIVPCLGIVTYAFVGFNLMYPGFAEGSGSWFGFAGFGVSVADDVAALTDSYNAGYTYWTDFLFQAMFAATAATIVSGAVAERIKLSSFIVFTILFVTISYPITGSWKWGLGWLNDAGFYDFAGSTLVHSVGGWGALAGVIILGPRLGKYVGGRVRPILGHSMPLATIGVFLLWLGWFGFNGGSVLSANPALVSLTLVTTCLAAAAGAIGAMITSWVVLKKPDLSMVLNGILAGLVGITAGADQMAMTSSLIIGLVSGIVVVFSVLFFDKVKLDDPVGALSVHLVCGIWGTLAVGIFGAKAGGAQLISQLKGIIAVGLFTFIFAFVAFFVIKMVMGLRVSAEEEMEGLDIGEHGNHAYPDFQPMAEK, translated from the coding sequence ATGATGCTTTGCGCGGCGCTGGTCTTCATTATGAATCTGGGCTTCGGGTGCGTGGAGTCCGGCCTCACCCGTTCGAAGAACGCCGTTAACATCATGTTCAAAAACGCGATCGTTCCGTGCCTTGGAATAGTCACGTATGCGTTTGTCGGCTTCAACCTGATGTATCCCGGGTTTGCGGAAGGGTCCGGCTCGTGGTTTGGATTCGCAGGTTTCGGCGTTTCTGTTGCCGACGACGTCGCAGCACTCACCGACTCATACAACGCAGGGTACACGTATTGGACCGATTTCCTCTTCCAGGCAATGTTCGCGGCTACTGCGGCAACAATCGTGTCGGGTGCGGTGGCGGAGCGTATCAAGCTCAGCTCGTTCATCGTGTTCACCATTCTGTTCGTCACGATCAGCTATCCGATCACGGGCAGCTGGAAATGGGGACTTGGTTGGTTGAACGATGCGGGATTTTATGACTTCGCCGGTTCAACCCTGGTTCACTCAGTTGGCGGATGGGGCGCCCTCGCCGGTGTGATTATCCTTGGACCACGACTTGGAAAATATGTGGGCGGCCGCGTACGGCCAATTCTCGGTCACAGCATGCCGCTCGCAACCATCGGCGTGTTCTTGCTGTGGCTCGGCTGGTTTGGCTTCAACGGCGGTTCAGTGCTTTCTGCGAACCCCGCGCTCGTTTCGCTCACCCTTGTGACCACCTGCCTCGCAGCAGCTGCAGGTGCGATCGGCGCGATGATAACCTCGTGGGTTGTTCTTAAAAAACCTGATCTATCAATGGTCCTCAATGGCATCCTCGCGGGACTGGTTGGCATTACAGCGGGAGCCGATCAGATGGCAATGACCTCGTCACTGATCATAGGCCTGGTTTCTGGAATCGTTGTCGTCTTCTCGGTGTTGTTCTTCGACAAGGTCAAACTCGACGACCCTGTGGGCGCTCTCTCGGTTCACCTGGTGTGCGGCATTTGGGGCACCCTCGCTGTTGGAATCTTTGGTGCGAAAGCAGGAGGCGCCCAGTTGATCAGCCAGTTGAAAGGCATTATTGCCGTCGGCCTGTTCACGTTCATCTTCGCCTTCGTTGCGTTCTTCGTGATCAAGATGGTCATGGGCTTGCGTGTATCGGCAGAGGAAGAAATGGAAGGACTCGATATCGGCGAGCACGGCAACCACGCCTATCCGGATTTCCAGCCCATGGCTGAGAAATAA
- a CDS encoding P-II family nitrogen regulator: MKKIEAIIKPFKLEEVKDALADVGIEGMTVTEVKGFGRQKGHTEIYRGSEYTVDFLPKIKVEIVVADSAAASVTAAIVKAAKTGKIGDGKVFVSAVEDAVRIRTDEKGEAAV, encoded by the coding sequence ATGAAGAAAATCGAAGCGATCATAAAACCGTTCAAACTGGAGGAAGTGAAAGACGCCCTGGCCGACGTGGGAATTGAGGGCATGACAGTCACCGAGGTCAAGGGTTTCGGCCGGCAGAAGGGCCACACGGAGATCTACCGCGGCAGTGAATACACGGTGGACTTCCTGCCCAAGATCAAAGTCGAAATCGTGGTGGCAGATTCCGCGGCGGCCTCAGTAACCGCTGCAATCGTCAAGGCGGCAAAGACCGGGAAAATAGGCGACGGCAAGGTCTTTGTGTCTGCAGTCGAGGATGCGGTGCGCATCCGGACCGATGAGAAAGGGGAAGCCGCCGTCTAA
- a CDS encoding LysR family transcriptional regulator, with protein MELRLLKVFSAIAESGSLVTAANKLHLTPSAMSHSLRALETHLGCRLFERVGKRMVLNQAGDQLLLAIRQPLRALETAADDVKQLGKWGQSRLRLGADAAACQFILPGVIRDLKKSNPSLELQISSGDTDHLLDLLRGAKIDVALCLEPESSTGFDVRFVFRDELLLVYSPEHPWSAGRPITHAQLSEQAFIGFPRSTLTARMLADYLKGMQVSPRWITEADDIGMIVEFVKLNLGVAALAPWTISHELVRGRLMARPMGPKPLKREWAIVSLAVRPKTYLEESFCRLCRTHTAGIRLDRKDLQGVNEAAIVDDVRVLQ; from the coding sequence ATGGAACTTCGTCTCTTGAAAGTGTTCAGCGCGATTGCTGAAAGCGGAAGTCTCGTCACGGCGGCCAACAAGCTCCATCTCACCCCGTCGGCTATGAGCCACAGTCTGCGGGCGCTCGAGACGCACCTGGGTTGCAGGCTCTTTGAGCGTGTCGGAAAGCGAATGGTGTTGAACCAGGCAGGCGATCAGTTGCTGCTCGCCATCCGGCAGCCGCTCCGCGCCCTTGAGACTGCGGCCGATGACGTCAAGCAGCTGGGGAAATGGGGACAGTCGCGCCTGCGGCTTGGCGCTGATGCCGCGGCGTGTCAGTTCATCCTGCCCGGCGTGATTCGTGATCTCAAAAAATCGAATCCCTCGCTCGAACTTCAAATCAGTTCGGGTGACACGGATCATTTATTGGATTTGCTCCGCGGTGCAAAAATCGACGTTGCCTTGTGCCTTGAGCCGGAGAGCAGCACGGGGTTCGACGTGCGATTTGTTTTTCGCGACGAACTGCTGCTGGTTTATTCGCCGGAGCATCCCTGGTCTGCCGGACGCCCCATTACACACGCCCAATTGTCTGAACAGGCGTTCATCGGATTTCCGCGGTCCACTCTCACGGCACGCATGCTGGCGGACTACCTGAAGGGGATGCAGGTCTCGCCGCGTTGGATTACCGAGGCCGACGACATCGGAATGATCGTGGAGTTCGTGAAACTTAATCTTGGAGTGGCGGCGCTGGCTCCCTGGACGATAAGCCATGAATTGGTGCGTGGGCGCCTGATGGCACGGCCCATGGGACCGAAACCTCTAAAACGGGAATGGGCGATTGTATCGCTCGCAGTCCGCCCCAAAACTTACCTCGAGGAATCCTTTTGCCGGCTCTGCCGAACCCACACTGCGGGAATTCGGCTGGATCGAAAGGATCTTCAGGGAGTGAACGAAGCTGCCATAGTTGACGACGTCAGAGTTCTTCAATGA
- a CDS encoding 4-hydroxy-3-methylbut-2-enyl diphosphate reductase, protein MSTEAPQAPKKVNLRRPDIMEAVQAQVLSHYRSELVERIRANGGVVSAGELTIKLAKEFGFCYGVERAIDLAYAAKKYFTENAPGTPIYLLGEIIHNPEVNDQIRKMGIIIISPKPTEEELSRLMKGDVVIIPAFGTEVSTRRKLEEKGCVLVDTTCGDVMGVWKRVHQYSKDSVTSIIHGKAKHEETKATTSQARAYGNGHYLVVFDLAETDYVCNYILNGGNKQEFLEKFKGAYSVGFDPEVHLTAVGVANQTTMLRGETEEVQRRIRAVMEKKYGSASLPTHFRFFDTICGATQDRQDALQKMLKEPLDLLIVVGGYNSSNTSHLAEMGEKVLPTYFIKNAAKMVSEKLIVHYNQHLHSEVETPNWLPDHRVTVGITAGASCPNSLIEDSIRRLFELRGISIQHLLVN, encoded by the coding sequence ATGTCAACCGAAGCGCCTCAGGCGCCGAAAAAGGTCAATTTGCGCCGTCCAGATATCATGGAAGCGGTGCAGGCGCAGGTCCTTTCGCATTATCGCAGCGAACTCGTGGAACGCATCCGCGCGAATGGCGGGGTGGTTTCCGCGGGCGAACTCACCATCAAGCTGGCGAAGGAATTCGGGTTTTGTTACGGGGTTGAGCGGGCCATTGACCTCGCCTACGCCGCGAAAAAATATTTCACTGAGAACGCTCCCGGCACCCCGATCTACCTCCTCGGCGAAATCATTCACAACCCCGAGGTGAACGACCAAATCCGGAAGATGGGAATCATCATCATCTCTCCCAAACCCACAGAGGAGGAGCTCTCGCGTTTGATGAAGGGTGACGTCGTCATCATTCCTGCCTTCGGAACCGAAGTGAGCACCCGGCGCAAACTCGAGGAAAAAGGATGCGTCCTGGTCGATACCACGTGCGGAGACGTCATGGGCGTGTGGAAGCGGGTGCACCAGTATTCCAAGGACTCCGTCACGAGCATCATTCACGGAAAAGCCAAGCACGAGGAAACGAAGGCAACCACCTCCCAGGCCCGCGCCTACGGCAATGGCCATTACCTGGTGGTGTTCGACCTCGCAGAGACGGATTACGTCTGCAATTACATTCTCAATGGCGGAAACAAGCAGGAATTCCTCGAGAAGTTTAAAGGGGCGTATTCCGTGGGATTCGATCCCGAAGTGCATCTCACGGCCGTCGGTGTGGCCAATCAAACGACCATGCTGCGGGGCGAAACGGAAGAGGTGCAACGACGCATCCGCGCCGTGATGGAAAAGAAATACGGATCTGCAAGCCTGCCCACACACTTCCGGTTTTTTGACACCATTTGCGGCGCAACGCAGGATCGACAGGACGCATTGCAGAAGATGTTGAAAGAGCCGCTGGATCTTCTGATCGTCGTCGGTGGATACAATTCCTCAAACACTTCTCACCTGGCCGAGATGGGTGAGAAAGTCCTGCCGACTTACTTCATCAAGAACGCCGCCAAGATGGTTTCCGAAAAGCTGATCGTGCATTACAACCAGCACCTGCACAGCGAAGTGGAAACACCGAACTGGCTTCCCGACCACCGAGTGACCGTCGGCATCACGGCGGGCGCTTCGTGCCCAAACAGTTTGATCGAGGACAGCATCCGCCGGCTCTTCGAGCTGCGGGGGATATCCATCCAGCATCTGCTGGTGAATTAG
- a CDS encoding deoxyguanosinetriphosphate triphosphohydrolase — MPRTRTELEQLERTSLAAYAQFSDETGGRKHREEPPEWRTHYQRDRDRVIHSRAFRRLEYKTQVFLNGTGDHLRTRLTHTMEVAGITRNIARALRLNEDLAETIALAHDLGHSPFGHKGEAVLNALMKGHGGFEHNRHSLRIVEELEQKYPTFPGLNLTWEVREGLVKHYTAFDHPGRRKGFQAKNSSLEAQVANLADEITYYSHDLDDGLDSGLLSERDLAASVRLWADAAKHVRDAHGKLPDECRRYFTIRTLIDMQVRDVVETSERLISKAGVRSADEVRLCAQLLVRYSPPRRALNVELRKYLYKNLYYNAVVNEPHLRAKQLLKDLFAYYIKHPESIGDQSRKRLRRLGRHRAVCDYLAGMTDRYAIQEHQRIFAAKL, encoded by the coding sequence ATGCCGCGAACGCGAACTGAACTGGAGCAGCTGGAACGCACTTCGCTCGCGGCCTATGCGCAGTTCAGCGATGAAACGGGCGGCCGCAAGCATCGCGAGGAGCCTCCCGAATGGCGCACCCACTACCAACGCGACCGCGACCGGGTCATTCATTCGCGCGCGTTTCGACGGCTTGAATACAAGACGCAGGTGTTCCTGAACGGCACGGGGGATCACCTGCGCACGCGGCTGACGCACACAATGGAGGTCGCGGGAATCACGCGCAACATTGCCCGCGCGCTCCGCCTGAACGAAGACCTCGCTGAGACGATCGCCCTCGCGCACGACCTGGGCCATTCGCCCTTCGGCCACAAGGGCGAGGCCGTTCTGAACGCGTTGATGAAAGGGCATGGCGGCTTTGAGCACAACCGGCACAGCCTTCGCATCGTAGAGGAACTGGAGCAGAAGTATCCCACGTTCCCAGGCCTGAACCTGACCTGGGAAGTACGCGAGGGATTGGTAAAACATTACACGGCATTCGACCATCCAGGCAGGCGCAAGGGATTCCAGGCGAAGAATTCCTCCCTCGAAGCACAGGTGGCGAATCTCGCAGACGAAATCACATATTACAGCCATGACCTCGACGACGGTCTGGATTCGGGTTTGTTGTCAGAACGCGATCTTGCCGCCAGCGTCCGTCTCTGGGCTGATGCAGCGAAACACGTGCGGGATGCGCATGGAAAGCTGCCAGACGAATGCCGCCGCTATTTCACGATCCGCACGCTGATCGACATGCAGGTGCGGGATGTTGTGGAGACGAGCGAACGCCTGATTTCAAAAGCCGGTGTCCGATCCGCTGATGAGGTGCGCTTGTGCGCGCAACTCCTGGTGCGATACAGCCCGCCGCGCCGCGCGCTGAACGTGGAGTTGCGGAAGTATCTTTACAAGAACCTGTATTACAACGCAGTCGTCAACGAGCCTCACTTGCGAGCCAAACAGCTGTTGAAGGATCTCTTCGCGTACTACATCAAGCATCCTGAATCGATCGGCGATCAGAGTCGCAAAAGGCTGCGGCGCCTTGGTCGGCATCGCGCCGTGTGTGATTACCTGGCGGGAATGACTGATCGTTATGCAATCCAGGAACACCAACGCATCTTCGCTGCCAAGCTGTAA
- a CDS encoding J domain-containing protein: protein MKSATIERWLASRRRRGMVGEAGYAALTLLGGSIFMGLTFWIVFMGAKLVLLSAFPLAGWISFASAFIGVVIIGLLWLDAMYAARDDMSFLPLWLVREYVHIGPRLVLEGLPHLRRARNWKQFDLAANANLLLFLAARERPVRRMELENLFPEVQWDRLRSELRLVPGVIFFQPDETRVSLTLPLRLQLREFRRRQRIRVAGPETQPEPEPAPSVLPQQLAPAEILGVRAGATELEIKAAYRVRIKECHPDRFAHMDERSRLLAEEWTKSLNAAYHTLLEESRLRS, encoded by the coding sequence GTGAAATCAGCAACGATCGAACGGTGGCTGGCATCCCGGCGGCGGCGGGGAATGGTTGGTGAAGCGGGGTATGCTGCGCTGACGTTGCTGGGAGGTTCGATTTTCATGGGGCTGACCTTTTGGATCGTCTTCATGGGAGCCAAGCTGGTTCTGCTTTCCGCCTTTCCGCTTGCCGGCTGGATCTCGTTCGCGAGTGCGTTCATTGGCGTTGTAATCATCGGCTTGCTTTGGCTCGACGCCATGTACGCCGCGCGCGATGACATGTCGTTTCTGCCGCTCTGGCTGGTCCGCGAATATGTCCACATCGGCCCTCGCCTTGTGCTGGAGGGATTGCCGCATTTGCGGCGGGCGCGGAACTGGAAGCAATTTGATCTCGCCGCGAATGCGAATCTTCTCCTGTTTTTGGCGGCACGCGAGCGGCCTGTGAGGCGAATGGAATTGGAGAACCTTTTTCCCGAAGTTCAGTGGGATCGGCTTCGATCCGAACTGCGGCTGGTTCCGGGTGTGATTTTCTTTCAACCCGATGAAACCCGTGTTTCGCTTACCCTGCCGTTGCGCCTGCAGTTGAGGGAATTTCGGCGGCGCCAGCGCATTCGCGTTGCTGGCCCGGAGACCCAGCCGGAACCCGAGCCGGCGCCTTCAGTCTTGCCGCAACAACTTGCGCCCGCGGAGATTCTGGGCGTCCGCGCTGGCGCAACGGAATTGGAGATCAAGGCGGCCTATCGCGTGCGGATCAAGGAGTGTCATCCCGACCGCTTCGCCCATATGGATGAACGTTCTCGCTTGTTGGCGGAAGAATGGACCAAGTCCCTGAACGCCGCATATCACACGCTCCTGGAGGAATCGCGGCTGCGGTCCTGA